The Streptomyces sp. NBC_01275 genome has a segment encoding these proteins:
- a CDS encoding ATP/GTP-binding protein: MDFASSSGGPSRSTTSAKIVVAGGFGVGKTTFVGAVSEINPLRTEAVMTSASAGIDDLTHTGDKTTTTVAMDFGRITLDQDLILYLFGTPGQDRFWFMWDDLVRGAIGAIVLVDTRRLADCFPAVDYFENSGLPFVIALNGFDGNQPYNPDEVREALQIGPDTPIITTDARHRADAKSALITLVEHALMARLR; encoded by the coding sequence GTGGACTTCGCAAGCTCTAGCGGCGGTCCTTCCCGCTCCACCACCTCAGCGAAGATCGTGGTGGCGGGTGGCTTCGGCGTGGGCAAGACCACGTTCGTCGGGGCCGTCTCGGAGATCAACCCGCTGCGTACCGAGGCTGTGATGACGTCCGCATCGGCGGGCATCGACGACCTCACCCACACCGGAGACAAGACGACCACCACGGTCGCCATGGACTTCGGCCGCATCACGCTGGACCAGGACCTGATCCTGTACCTCTTCGGTACGCCCGGCCAGGACCGCTTCTGGTTCATGTGGGACGACCTGGTGCGCGGCGCCATCGGCGCGATCGTGCTCGTGGACACCCGACGGCTCGCCGACTGCTTCCCCGCGGTCGACTACTTCGAGAACTCGGGTCTCCCCTTCGTCATCGCCCTCAACGGCTTCGACGGGAACCAGCCGTACAACCCGGACGAGGTGCGCGAGGCGCTCCAGATCGGGCCGGACACGCCGATCATCACGACCGACGCGCGGCATCGCGCTGACGCCAAGTCGGCGCTCATCACTCTCGTGGAGCATGCGTTGATGGCTCGCTTGCGGTAG
- a CDS encoding DUF742 domain-containing protein, producing the protein MATPPGGSNSGNWSYGPAQGQGDGSQNPNRYNFPSAPSQRRQQPYAPQGPGPSPYDQPPAPRIQPVQPQRRTPEPAPAGASNNPLVRPYAMTGGRTRPRYQLAIEALVHTTAQPHQMQGQLPEHQRICNLCREIKSVAEISALLTIPLGVARILVADLAEAGLVAIHQPGGDESAGGQPDVTLLERVLSGLRKL; encoded by the coding sequence GTGGCAACACCCCCAGGCGGTTCGAATTCGGGCAACTGGTCGTACGGCCCTGCCCAGGGCCAAGGCGACGGTTCCCAGAACCCGAACCGTTACAACTTCCCCTCCGCGCCCAGCCAGCGGCGTCAGCAGCCGTACGCGCCGCAGGGCCCCGGCCCGTCGCCGTACGACCAGCCGCCGGCCCCGCGCATCCAGCCCGTGCAGCCGCAGCGCCGCACCCCCGAGCCGGCGCCCGCCGGGGCGTCGAACAACCCGTTGGTGCGTCCGTACGCCATGACCGGTGGCCGGACCCGCCCGCGTTACCAGCTCGCCATCGAGGCGCTGGTGCACACCACTGCGCAGCCGCACCAGATGCAGGGCCAGTTGCCCGAGCATCAGCGGATCTGCAACCTCTGCCGAGAGATCAAGTCGGTCGCCGAGATCTCGGCGCTGCTGACCATCCCTCTCGGCGTGGCCAGGATCCTCGTCGCCGACTTGGCGGAGGCGGGACTGGTCGCCATCCATCAGCCCGGCGGCGACGAGAGCGCCGGCGGCCAGCCAGACGTGACACTGCTCGAAAGGGTGCTCAGTGGACTTCGCAAGCTCTAG
- a CDS encoding acyl-CoA carboxylase subunit epsilon, giving the protein MNTPDIRVEKGHAEPEEVAAITAVLLARAAAQSSTTPDHHRGRPKAGWRRLEREGGFRAPHSWH; this is encoded by the coding sequence ATGAACACTCCCGACATCCGCGTCGAGAAGGGCCACGCCGAGCCCGAGGAAGTCGCCGCCATCACGGCGGTCCTCCTGGCCCGCGCCGCCGCCCAGTCCTCCACGACCCCGGACCACCACCGAGGCCGCCCCAAGGCCGGCTGGCGCCGCCTGGAGCGCGAGGGCGGCTTCCGAGCCCCGCACAGCTGGCACTGA
- a CDS encoding roadblock/LC7 domain-containing protein has protein sequence MSQAAQNLNWVITNFVDNTPGVSHTVVVSADGLLLAMSEGFPRDRADQLAAVASGLTSLTAGASRIFEGGSVNQTVVEMERGFLFLMSISDGSSLAVLAHPEADIGLIGYEMALLVDRAGSVLTPDLRAELQGSLLN, from the coding sequence ATGAGCCAGGCGGCACAGAACCTGAACTGGGTGATCACCAACTTCGTGGACAACACCCCGGGGGTGTCCCACACGGTAGTGGTCTCCGCCGACGGACTCCTTCTGGCGATGTCCGAAGGCTTCCCCCGCGACCGTGCCGACCAGCTCGCTGCCGTCGCCTCCGGTCTGACGTCCCTGACGGCAGGCGCCTCCCGGATCTTCGAGGGAGGCAGCGTGAACCAGACGGTTGTGGAGATGGAGCGGGGATTCCTCTTCCTGATGTCCATCTCCGACGGTTCCTCGCTCGCGGTTCTCGCTCACCCCGAGGCGGACATCGGCCTCATCGGGTACGAGATGGCCCTCCTGGTGGACCGAGCGGGCTCGGTCCTGACGCCCGATCTTCGTGCGGAGCTCCAAGGGAGCCTTCTCAACTAA
- a CDS encoding acyl-CoA carboxylase subunit beta: MTVLEESTGEPTAEPTDARGRVAELHEIRAQVLAGPSEKATQAQHAKGKLTARERIELLLDAGSFQEVEQLRRHRATGFGLETKKPYTDGVITGWGTVEGRTVFVYAHDFRIFGGALGEAHATKIHKIMDMAIAAGAPLVSLNDGAGARIQEGVSALAGYGGIFQRNTKASGVIPQISVMLGPCAGGAAYSPALTDFVFMVRETSQMFITGPDVVKAVTGEEITQNGLGGADVHAETSGVCHFAYDDEETCIAEVRYLLSMLPQNNRENPPRAESGDPADRRGDVLLDLVPADGNRPYDMTKVIEEIVDDGDYLEVHERWARNIICALGRLGGQVVGIVANQPQSLAGVLDIEASEKAARFVQMCDAFNIPIVTFLDVPGFLPGVDQEHGGIIRHGAKLLYAYCNATVPRISLILRKAYGGAYIVMDSQSIGADLTYAWPTNEIAVMGAEGAANVIFRRQIAGAEDPEAMRARMVKEYKSELMHPYYAAERGLVDDVIDPAETREILIKSLAMLQTKHADLPSRKHGNPPQ; the protein is encoded by the coding sequence ATGACCGTTTTGGAAGAGTCGACGGGTGAGCCGACCGCGGAGCCCACGGACGCGCGTGGCCGCGTGGCCGAGCTGCACGAGATCCGTGCGCAGGTGCTGGCGGGCCCGAGCGAGAAGGCGACCCAGGCGCAGCACGCCAAGGGCAAGCTGACCGCCCGGGAGCGGATCGAGCTGCTCCTGGACGCGGGCTCCTTCCAGGAGGTCGAGCAGCTGCGCCGGCACCGGGCGACCGGGTTCGGACTGGAGACCAAGAAGCCGTACACGGACGGTGTGATCACCGGCTGGGGCACGGTGGAGGGCCGTACGGTCTTCGTCTACGCGCATGACTTCCGGATCTTCGGCGGCGCGCTGGGCGAGGCCCACGCCACCAAGATTCACAAGATCATGGACATGGCCATCGCGGCCGGCGCGCCGCTGGTGTCGCTGAACGACGGCGCGGGCGCCCGGATCCAGGAGGGCGTCTCCGCCCTCGCCGGCTACGGCGGCATCTTCCAGCGCAACACCAAGGCCTCGGGCGTCATCCCCCAGATCAGCGTGATGCTCGGCCCGTGCGCGGGCGGCGCGGCCTACAGCCCCGCCCTCACCGACTTCGTGTTCATGGTCCGCGAGACCTCGCAGATGTTCATCACCGGACCGGACGTCGTCAAGGCGGTCACCGGCGAGGAGATCACCCAGAACGGCCTCGGCGGCGCGGACGTGCACGCCGAGACCTCCGGCGTGTGTCACTTCGCGTACGACGACGAGGAGACCTGCATCGCGGAGGTGCGCTACCTCCTGTCGATGCTGCCGCAGAACAACCGCGAGAACCCCCCGCGCGCCGAGTCCGGCGACCCCGCCGACCGCCGCGGCGACGTCCTGCTGGACCTGGTCCCGGCGGACGGCAACCGGCCCTACGACATGACCAAGGTCATCGAGGAGATCGTCGACGACGGCGACTACCTCGAGGTCCACGAGCGCTGGGCGCGCAACATCATCTGCGCGCTGGGTCGCCTCGGCGGCCAGGTCGTCGGCATCGTCGCCAACCAGCCCCAGTCCCTCGCGGGCGTCCTGGACATCGAGGCGTCGGAAAAAGCTGCGCGCTTTGTCCAGATGTGTGACGCTTTCAATATCCCGATCGTCACGTTCCTGGACGTCCCCGGGTTCCTCCCGGGCGTCGACCAGGAGCACGGCGGAATCATCCGCCACGGCGCGAAGCTCCTGTACGCCTACTGCAACGCGACCGTCCCCCGGATCTCCCTGATCCTGCGCAAGGCGTACGGAGGCGCCTACATCGTGATGGACAGCCAGTCCATCGGCGCCGACCTCACCTACGCCTGGCCGACGAACGAGATCGCCGTGATGGGCGCCGAAGGCGCCGCCAACGTCATCTTCCGGCGCCAGATCGCCGGGGCCGAGGACCCCGAGGCCATGCGGGCCCGCATGGTCAAGGAGTACAAGTCCGAGCTGATGCACCCGTACTACGCGGCCGAGCGCGGCCTGGTCGACGACGTCATCGACCCCGCGGAGACCCGCGAGATCCTCATCAAGTCCCTGGCCATGCTGCAGACCAAGCACGCCGACCTGCCCTCCCGCAAGCACGGCAACCCCCCGCAGTAA